In Rhodanobacter denitrificans, the sequence GTCGCTTGCTCGGCTTCCTTGCGACGAATGTCATTGGCCAGACGCGCGATACGCTCGCCACCGTTGTCGGCAATGCTGCGCTCAAGTTCTCGTTGCTCGCCGCGCTGGCCACTGCAATGCGCTTCCAGCCGCCTTACCTGGGCATCCTGCCGCTGCCACTCGCTCGTCAGACCGGTGATGCGCTTGTCCAGCAGCCCGAGCTTGATCCCGGCGAAATACGGCCGCAGCGCTTCGCGGCAGGCACGCAGCGCCGTCACCTCAACCACCATCGTGGCATGCCGCTCGCCATCGGCCACCAGTGGCGTGAGCAGTTCAACCTGGTGCTGTGCCTTGAGCACCGCCTGGTGCGCGCGGTTCAAGTTGTCAAAGTGCGTGATCAATGCCTGGATGCGGGAAGCCACCTCGAACGGCTCAAGCATGTGGCTGCGCACGAAGTCGGTCAGGTTGCCGACCGACTTCATCGACACGGTCTGGTGGAACAGTTCGAGCGCCTGATCGCTTTCGATGCCGAAACGGCGGCGGAACCACGCGCCGTATTTCGGAAAGCCATCTTCGATTTCGGCACCCGCTTTGCGCAGCTTTCTGCGCAACTGGGTCATGTCCGAGCCGAACTGGGCGAAGTGTTCGGCGATCGACAACTCCCGCTCGGCACCCACGAAGAAACGCGCCGGTTGCCCTTGTGCCTCTTTCATCCAGAAAACTTGGGCCAGCGTCACCGTCTGGTCGTAACCGGCATTGTGGAAGACACCGAGGATGACCGAGTAACTGTCGTTGCCGCGCAGGCTTACCGGCTTGGCGGTGCCGGTGGTCTCATGACGTTCGGATTTGTAGTGCCCGAGCACGTAGGAGCGCAGTGTGCGTTCCTTGCTGTCGGCACCGGCGGCCTTGTTGTAGGCAATCCGCTGCGCCGGCACCAGCAAGGTCGTGATCGCGTCGACCAGGGTGGACTTGCCCGAGCCGATGTCACCGGTAAGCAAACCATTGCGTCGATCGAGCTGCAACGTCCACACCCGCTTGTCGAAGGTGCCCCAGTTCAGCACTTCGAGCCGTTTCAGACGAAAGCCCGACAAGGTGTCATCGCCCACGAAATTCAGGCTGGGGGAAAGCGGCTCGTTCATTTCGCGTCGTCCATGGCCGTCGTGCCAGACAATTGCGCCTGGTAGGCGGCGAGTCGCGCGTCGAACTCGGCCAGCCACTGCGCATCGACATACGCCTTGAGGATGCGGCGCACCTCCCACACCGGGCCACTGGCGGGCTTCAGACGCCGCAGAAAGCCCAGCTCGACCACCTTGGTGATCTGCGCATCGATCTGGTCGACCAGCCGGGCTTCGTTGCTGCTGTCGGGCAGGAACACGCGCACCAACTCGACGATCTCCTCGCGTGTCAGCACCAGTCGCGTGTTGCCGCCGCCGGCGTCGAATTCCGCCAGCTTCTTGCGCAGCAACGCCAGCAGCAAACTGACCGGGAACGACAACGGGCGACGCACCACCAGACGGGGTAGCTGAGGGCTGGCATCATCGTCCGCCGGTGCCGGGCGACTCTTGAGAAAGGCGTAGCCCTCGGCCTCATCCAGCACCAGATCCAGCCCCAACACGCCCACGTAGTCGCGCACTCGCACCTGCAGATTCAGCAGGCTGCCCCAGAGCCGCTCATCTCCCTCGCGATAAACGACACCCTTCAACAGGGTGATCGCCAGCGTCGAAAGATCGAACTGGATCGTGGTCGCGACGGAATCGGCATGATCCGTGGCCAGGCATTGCTCGTCGCCCATGCTTACCTCACGAACATTCTCATCTCACAAACAGGATGCGCGGCAGCCGGGCCTGCCGACGCAAGGCCGAACCATCGCGCGCGACCGCCTGCCAGGCAATCGGCTCGATGACGCTCTCGTCCACCACGGTCTTGAACGCTTCGCTGCCCAACTGCAGGTAGGCCACCAATTCGGCCAGACCTTGCTGCAATGCCTGTCCTTCGATCAACTCGCGCAGCGTGATCTGCCCACGCGCTTGCAGCGTTTGACGAATGTGGCGCACCAGGCGCGCCTTGTCGATGACGATCTGCTCGTACAACGCCGAAGGATCCACGTCATCATCGTCCTCCTGCAACGCGATGTCCGCGATCACTGACTTGAACGCCGGCGCATGCAACGGACGTTCCATCGCCAGGTCAATCGAGGCCGCGGGCTCGGCGATGGCCATGACTTCACCTGGCGGTGGCGCCTGTCGCAAGGCCAACGCCTTGCTCTCGATACCGTGCAGAATATCCATGATCCGGCGGTTCTCCAGCCAGGCCTGATCATCGAGAAAGCGCCGCAACTGCTGTGACAGCAGCGCCACCGTGCGTTGCGTGTGTTCGCCCGCCTCCAGCCAGTCGTAGTGCACCCGCCGGGTGCGGGCATCAGGTCTGAGATCGGCCACCGGCGAAAGGGACAGCACTCGTTCCAGCAGCTCGGTCAGTTCCTCCTGTCGACGGCTGGACATCAGGAAATCCCAGAAAGCACGAAAGCTGCGCCCCTGATCCGAATCGCCAATGGCGTCACGCTCGCCCATGATTTCTTGGAGCAGCGCCCCTTTCGAACCTTCCCACAGGGCAATCCGCTCGCGCACCCTGCGGTCCAATTGGCGGAAGTTGGACTCCACTTCGCGGAAATCCGTCAGCAGCTCGCGGGCGAGCTGCATGAACTGCTGGAAGCGGTCCTTCACTGCCGCATCGTCGAGCAGAGGCACATTGCCGGCGATCACCTGCGCGATCTCGGCATCGATCTCGTCGCGCTTCCTGTGCAATTCGGCGATGCGCTTGGCCGGATCGGACTCGGTGCCTTCGCTCATCTGCTTGAGCAACTCGAACAGCGTGAGGAGCCGCGATTCCGTGCCCACGAAACTGCGCTCGGCGAGTTGGCCCAGCCAGGCAATGGCCTTCTCGGTGCCTGGCGTCAGATCGAACTGCGGCTCGTCGGTACCCGGTTGATAGAACTTGCGCAGCCAGCTCTTGTCCGAAGCGGCCCAATCGTTGAGATAGTCTCGCGCCGGCTTGGGAAAGCTGCCATCGCCAAGCTGCTGACGCAGGGCATACAGCTCATCTTCCAGTGCCTCGGCAAGATCGGCCGCCGCCATCACCCGTACATTGGACGCCACAAACGTCCTGTGCAGAAAACTCGCCACCAGCGCCGCGTGGTCAGAGCGCAGCAGCGTCCATGCGGGATGGCGGGTCCGCAGTGCGTCGAGCGTGGCGAAGTCCAGGGTCATGCTGCTCAGTCCATCGCACCGTGCGCGCCTTTTCGAGACCGCCCATTCGCGCTCACCATCACGCCGCCCATGGATTGATGACGGCTATACCGCAATCCACGAAATCCTTGACGTTGCGTGTGGCGAGACCCGCCCCCCGGGATCGGGCGATCGCCGCGATCATCGCATCGAATTGGCTGATGGGTTTACCCGCGGCTCTGCGGTTGGCGGCGATCTCGGCATAAGCGTCCGCCGCATCGCTGTCAAAACTCAGTACCTGGCCCGCCAGGTCGGCATCGAAGATGGATAGAACCGCGCTCAGCAGGCTCGTTTTGCGCTGGCTATCCGCAAGCAGGTGCAAGCCGTAGAACAATTCCCCTCGTGTAACCGTGGTGGTGAACAGCGCTGGCCGGGGCTGGGCTCCGAGCCAGGTCAATACACGCTCGTCAGGCGCCGGCCGAAGGGTTTCGGAAAGGACATTGGTGTCCAGGATGATCACACGCCGAACTCCGGCGGTTCGCGCAAGGGGCCGCGCTCTGGCAACGTCAACTCGATACCTTTCAAGGGCGCGATGCGCGCACGGATCGCCTCGACCAGGGTGGTCGCGCGTACCGGCTGGACAGACAGTGCCGCACGCAGAATATCGCGCGCCTCTTCTTCCATCGAACGCCCATGCATGGCCGCCTTCATGCGCAATCGGGCCTTCAGCTGATCATCGATGTTGCGGATGGTCATGGTCGTAGTCATTAAAATGTACTCGGATTAAGCATTGACTGCATTCTATGCATTGCTTGCAATTGCGGCAAGCCCTTGGCGTCCTCGAGGGCCGAGGGCGGGATAAAACCCGGGTGGAAATCGAAAGATTGACGTTTTTGCGCCGCAGACGACTACAACGAAAGAGGTGGCACGCATCGCCGTGGACAACCCAGACATCGACCTGCAGCGCGCGCAACGACAGGCCCACCAGACAGGCACAGGTTTCGCCCTGGCAAGGCTGGCGTGGATGCCGTCGCCGCCTTGTGTGGCGATCCAGCAGAAACCTGGAGCGTATGGTGCAAAGTCGGCGACAAAGGAGCGCAAGCCGTACCACCCGACGCAACGGAAGAGCCGGCAATTCAGGCCGTATCGCGCCGCGACTGCCGCGTCACCACGCTGGTGGCGGTGAGGTCGCCGGTGACGTTGCCCAGCGTGGCCAGCGCGTCGGGGAGGGTGTCGACCGCCAGCATCAGGCCCAGCGGGCTGAGCGGCAGGCCCATCGCCTGCGCCACCGGCAGGTTGGTGGCGATGAAGGTGACCTGGCCCGGCAGGCCGACCGAACCCAAGCTGATCACCACCGCCAGCAGCGCGCCGGCGAGCAGCTGCGCGGTGGACAGGTCGATGCCGTAGGCCCAGGCGATGAACACCGCCGAGGTCACGTACTGTACCGGGCTGGTCAGGCGGAACAGGCTCACCGCCATCGGCAGCACCAGCGCGGCCACCTGCTGCGGGTAGCCGAGCCGGCGGTCGGCGCTTTCCAGCATCGCCGGCAGCGAGGCCAGCGAGGACTGCGTGCTGACCGCCACCACCTGCGCCGGCACCAGCGCCAGCGCGAACCGGCGCAGCTTCTCGCCGCCGAACACCACCGCCAGCGGCAGCAGCATCACGGTGACCGCCAGGTACAGCAGGCACTCGACCAGCACGTATACGCCGAGCGCGCTGAGCATCCCTAAGCCCGAGCGAGCGCACACGGAAAGGATCAGCGCGAACACGCCCAGCGGCGCGATCCACAGCACCCAGCGCACGATCACGATCATCGCATCGCTGATTGCCTGGAAGAATTCCATCAGCAGCGCGCGCCGCGCCGGCGCGATCCGGGTCAGCGCGAAACCGAGGAACAGCGCGAACACCACCAGCGGCAGCATCGCGCTCTGCGCCGCGGCCATGACCGCGTTGTTCGGCACGATCGCCACCAGCGTGTCGATCCAGTTCGGCGCCGCCTGCGCGGCCACGGGCACGCTGGCGTGGTCGAGCGCGGTGATCAGCGCCGGATTGTGCGGGAACAGCGCGAACACCAGCGGCGCCGCCAGCGCCGCGAACAGCGCGCCGCCGGTCAGCACCACGACGAACACCACGATCGCGCGCCGCGCGATGCGGCCCGAGGCGGCCGCGTCGGTGGCGGTATTGACGCCTACCACCACCAGCGCCAGCACCAGCGGCACCACGGTCATCTGCAGCGCGTTCAGCCACAGCTTGCCGATCGGCTGCGCCACGTTCGCCACCTGCAACGCCACGGTTTCGTCCCAGCCGGCCAGCAGCAGGCCGATCAGCGCGCCGGCGGCCAGCCCCACCAGGACCCGGGTGGTCGCACTCACCGTGCGGCATCCACGGCGGCGAGCGCCGGCAGTTGCCATTCATCGCGCAGCCGCTCGTACTCGGCCTGCGGCAGCAGCACGAAGACCGGATGCTGCTGCGGCTTCAGCCAGGTCAGCAGCCGCTGCATCAGCGCCGGCGTCATCGCGGTGCAGCCGGCGGTGGCGTCGCTGGGCGACTTCCACAGGTGGGCGAAGATGCAGCTGCCGCCTTGCGGCGCCGCCTGCACGTTGTGCTCGATCACGAAGCCGAGCCGGTAGCGCTGGTCGCCGTTCGCATGCAGGTCACGCCGCATCGGCTCGCTGGAACCCTTCACCGCCTCCACGCCGACCACGTTCGCGTCGACGATGCGGTTGTACTGCGTCGTGCCGCTGACATCCATGCACCAGTCGCTGGCGCTGAGCGCGCGGTAGGGCAACGCAGTGGCCGTGTGCGCGGCGTAGCCGAACGCCTCGCCGATGCGGAACACGCCGGCCGGGCTGCGGTTGTCGCCCTCGTGCTTCACCGGGCCGCCGGTCTGCGGCGCGTTCAGGCCCAGGCCCCAGCCGGCGCCGTTCTTGCCGATGGTCACCGGTGCGGGCGCGACGACTTCCCGCCAGGCATCGCCGTGGCGCTCGAAGGCGCGCAGCTCGCCCTGGTCGGCGTTCCAGCCGGCGGTGGTGACCACGATCATCTGGCGGGCGTCCTGCCAGGGCGCGTCCGCGGCGGCGGCATGCGCAGCGCCGGCAAGCGTGGCGGCAAACGCCAGCAGGGCAAGGGTGCGACGGTGAACAGTCATCAGCTTTTCATCCGGCAATTCTTCATCACGCAACATGAGCCCGCTTGCGGGTGGTGCTTCTGCGAATCCCGAATCCCGAATCCCGAATCCCGGCTCAAAAGCATCGCCCGCAAGCGGGCTCCTACGATTCCCCATTCCCGGCCCTCACGGCTCCAGCATCAGCTGGATGCGGTCGAGGTTGGCCAGCAGCTGCGCGTGGCGATCGTCGTGGCCCTCGCACAGCTGCACGAATACGCCGTCGAGCAGGTGCTGCAGCGCCGACTGGTACAGCAGCGGCTGGATGTACGGCAGCTCGTCGTGCGCCGACACCACCAGGGCGAGGTCGGCCAGCGCGCGCAGCGGGTTCGCGGTGTGCCGCGTCACCGTGATCACCTGGCCGCGGCGCTCGCGGAAGTAGCGGGCGATCTTGCACAGCGCCGGGTGGTTGCCGTGCTCGGAGAACACCAGCAGCACGTCGCCGGCGCTGGCCGCGGAGACGTTCGCGGTCATCCGCGCGGTGTCGAAGTTGTGCACGGTGAGGATGCCCAGCAGCGACAGCTTCAGCGCGAAGCCGCGCGCGTGGATGTCGTCCTCGCCCAGCCCGATGATGAACACCTTGCCGGCACGGCCGGCCTGCTCGATCGCGTCGGCCACCGCATGCAGGGTCTGCGGCGGGTTGATCAGCCGGGTCGCCTCCTCGGCTTCGGACTTGCGCCGCCACAAGTTGCCGGCGGAGGCACCACCGCCCTCGCCGCCGCTCGCCGCCGCGACCTGCGGCGTGTCGCCGTTGTCGGCGCGGGCGATCGCCTCGCCGACCGAATACTTCAGGTCCGGATAGCCCTTGAAGCCGAGCTTCTGGGTGAACTTGACCACGCTGGACTGGCTGATCCCCAGCGCGTTGGCCAGTTGCTGCGAGGAGTAGTCACGCAGGAGTTGCGCGTTTTCGAGGATGAAGTCGGCGATGCGCCGCTCCACTGCCGACATCTGGTCGCGTTCCGAACGGATTTTGACCAGCGGCGACATCAGGCTTCGATCCTCTCCAGTCCGCGGATCTCGCGGATGCCCAGTCCGGGGGCGTCCGTCACCGAGATTTCCGACTCGTTGAAGATTACCCCACCGTCGACCGGATTGAACTGGCACAGCGAGGGGCCGTCCAGATCGACCTTGGTGATCACGTTCGACTTCGCCACCGCCACGTGCACCGCCGCCGCCACGCTGATCGAGGTTTCCAGCATGCAGCCGATCATGCACTCGATGCCGTGCATCGCGGCGATGTCGGCGATGCGCACCGCGTTGGAGATGCCGCCGGTCTTCATCAGCTTGATGTTGATGATGTCGGCCGCGCGCAGGCGGATCAGCTCGATCACCTCCATCGGGCCGAACACGCTCTCGTCGGCCATCACCGGCGTGTGCACGCGCTCGGTGACGTAGCGCATGCCGGCCAGGTCGCGCGCCTTCACCGGCTGCTCGATCAGCTCCAGCTTGATGCCGGCCTCCTCCAGCGTCTGCAGCGCGTACACCGCCTGCTTGGCGGTCCAGCCCTGGTTCGCGTCCAGCCGCAGCAGCGCGCGCCCTTCCACCGCGGCGTAGATCGCCTTGACCCGCTCGATGTCGACGCCGATGTCCTTGCCCACCTTGATCTTCAGCGACTCGAAGCCGCGCTCCACCGCGGAAACCGAGTCGGCCACCATCTTGTCGATGTAGTCGACGCTGATGGTGATGTCGGTGGTGATCACCGGGTCGCCGCCGCCCAAGAGCTTGTACAGCGGCGCGCCGTAGAGCTGGCCCCACAGGTCGTACACCGCGATCTCCACCGCCGCCTTGGCGCTGGTGTTCTTCTCCATCGAAGACTGGATCAGCTGGGTGAGGTGGTTGAGCTCGGCGATGTCCTGGCCGATCAGCCGCGGGGAGATGTAGTGGCGGATCGCGTCGATGATCGAGCCGTGGGTGTCGCCGGTGATCACCGCGGTGGCCGGCGCCTCGCCGTAACCGACCTGGCCCGTGTCGGTATGCACCATCACCACGATGTCCTCCACCGTGTTGACCGTGCGCAGCGCCGTCTTGAACGGGGTCTTCAGCGGCACCCGCAGCATGCCGAACTGGATGTCGGTGATTTTCATGGGCAAGCCTTCATGGAATCTGTGTCCTTTTTCTTCTTGGTGCAGGCGCGCTCAGTGGCGGATGCGCACGATGCTGGTCATGCGGTCGACAAAGGTCTGCTGGTCGTTGAACAGCATCGGCAGCAGCGGCGTCACCGACACCGCGTTGAGCTTGACGTGCGCCTTGCTGCCGTCCGCCTTGCGGTAACTCATGCCGCCCACGTCGTGGATCACGTAGGGCTGGCCGTGCAGCTGGCCGATCACCATCATCACGTGGCCGGGGATGTAGACCAGGTCGCCCACCTGCAACGCATGCGCCGCCTTGAGGCGTTCTTCGCGGCTGTCCTTCGCGGTGAACGCGCGGCGTTCCAGCGCCGGGCTGATCGCCTGCTTGCTGGTGTTGCGCGGCATCTCGACGCCCATGCTGCGGTACACGTCGGAAACGAAGCCGCTGCAGTCGCGGCCGTCATAGGCGTGACCCCAGCCATAGCGCTCGCCGAGGAACTTGAACGCCTGGCGGACCAGGTTGGCACGGGTCAGTGGCAGGTAGTCGGCGGCGGTATCGGTGTTCTTCTGCAGCAGCGCCGGGCTGAAGCCGAGCGTGCCGTCGGCCTTGCGCAGCGGCAGCTCGAGCACGTGCGCGGCGTACGGCGTCTGCCCGTTGACCGGCTGGTCCGGCGCCAGGCCGGTCGCCAGCGGCACGCGCGTGCCCATGTCCAGCGGCAGCTGCGATACCGCCGGCTGCTCGCGGGTGAACACGGTGCGCTCTACCGCGCCGGTGATCACCCGGTACGGCGCCTTGTCGGCGTAGCCGAACACTTCGGCCGCGCCGCCTTCGGCCACGTTCTCCTTCTCGGTCCAGGCGGCATAGCGCGGGCTGACCACGAACAGCCACTGGTCGTCGGCGCTGGCGTGCACGATCGCCACCGGTGTGCCGGGAAACTCGGCGCTTTCCTGGAAGCGGTCGATGTCGGTGTCGCCCTTTGTGCTGAACACGCGCAGCGTGGTGGGGAACGTGCGCAGCGCGGCGCGGCGCACCACCAGGCCGTAGCGCGTCGGCTGCTGCGCGGGAATCGCATCGAGCGCGAGGTTGCCGACCGCGGCATCCAGCGTGGCGGCCGGCACCGGCCGGCCGTCGACGTCGAACAGCGGACGGTCCGGCCGCTCGGACAGCGCCTCGATCCAGCCGGCAACCTGCTCGCGGCCCAGGGTTTTCGGCAACGCGCGCAGGCCGTGCATCGACGGATCGAGCTGCAGCAACTTCGCGTTCTGCGCCTCGATCGCGGCGCGGTCGAGGATCACCCGATCGGGCTCGGCCTGCAGGCCGATCCAGAATGCGGGCGTGAGCTGCGCCTCGCCGACGCCGAGCACGCCGGACGGCGGCACGGTCAACGCAGCGTTCGCCTCGCGCGCCTGCGATGGTGCGCCGGCGAAGGCGAGCGCAAGCACGGTGGCAGCAAGCAGGGAAAATCGCATCGTCTTGGTCCTATGTTGAAACCGCATCACCCACCCGCCAGCGTGGACAGGATCGTCGCCACCAGCAGGCCGAAACCGGTGCCCAGGATGTAGCCGAGCAGGGCCAGCAGGATACCGACCGGTACCAGCGCGGCCGAATAGCTGGCCGCCAGGATCGGCGTGGCCGCCACGCCGCCAATATGCGCCAGCGAAGAGATCCCGCACAGGTACAGGTCGAAGCGGAACAGCTTGGCGCAGCCGATCAGCAGCACCGCATGGATCGCGATGATGGTGACGCCGCACAGCAGGTACAGCGGGGCCGCAGCGATGCCCTGGAAGTTGCTCTGCGAGGCCAGCACCGCCACCACGCTGATCAGCATCGCGCTGGAAATCGTGCTGGCGCCAGGAAACTCCGCCAGTGGCGTGTGCGCCACCAGCAGGCCGAAGCCGGTGGCCAGCAGGATGGCCCAGGTGGTCGCGCTGATCATGCCGGACACCGGCAGCCAGTTGGCCAGCCAGCCCGACAGCGCCGCCACCGCCAGCGCCATGCCCAGCCACAGCAGCACGCTGTCGTAGGTGGTCGGCGCCTTGGCCTTCACCGGCGCCAGCGGAGTGTCGCCGCTGGATTTTGCCCGGGTCCAGCGGTTGAACGCCGGCGCCAATCGCGCCACCGAGAACAGCACCACCACCCACATCGAGTAACCCAGCGCATCGGTCAGCAGCGACATCGCCAGGTACGTGTCTGACATGCCGATCGCCTGCTTCACCGCGATCATGTTCGCGGTGCCGCCGACCCAGCTACCGGAGAGCGCGGCCAGCGGCTGCCAGTCGTTGCCGGGCAGCCAGTGGCGATAGATCAGGTAGGTGCCGATGAAGGCCACGAAC encodes:
- a CDS encoding DUF4194 domain-containing protein — encoded protein: MGDEQCLATDHADSVATTIQFDLSTLAITLLKGVVYREGDERLWGSLLNLQVRVRDYVGVLGLDLVLDEAEGYAFLKSRPAPADDDASPQLPRLVVRRPLSFPVSLLLALLRKKLAEFDAGGGNTRLVLTREEIVELVRVFLPDSSNEARLVDQIDAQITKVVELGFLRRLKPASGPVWEVRRILKAYVDAQWLAEFDARLAAYQAQLSGTTAMDDAK
- a CDS encoding DUF3375 domain-containing protein, which gives rise to MTLDFATLDALRTRHPAWTLLRSDHAALVASFLHRTFVASNVRVMAAADLAEALEDELYALRQQLGDGSFPKPARDYLNDWAASDKSWLRKFYQPGTDEPQFDLTPGTEKAIAWLGQLAERSFVGTESRLLTLFELLKQMSEGTESDPAKRIAELHRKRDEIDAEIAQVIAGNVPLLDDAAVKDRFQQFMQLARELLTDFREVESNFRQLDRRVRERIALWEGSKGALLQEIMGERDAIGDSDQGRSFRAFWDFLMSSRRQEELTELLERVLSLSPVADLRPDARTRRVHYDWLEAGEHTQRTVALLSQQLRRFLDDQAWLENRRIMDILHGIESKALALRQAPPPGEVMAIAEPAASIDLAMERPLHAPAFKSVIADIALQEDDDDVDPSALYEQIVIDKARLVRHIRQTLQARGQITLRELIEGQALQQGLAELVAYLQLGSEAFKTVVDESVIEPIAWQAVARDGSALRRQARLPRILFVR
- a CDS encoding type II toxin-antitoxin system VapC family toxin; translated protein: MIILDTNVLSETLRPAPDERVLTWLGAQPRPALFTTTVTRGELFYGLHLLADSQRKTSLLSAVLSIFDADLAGQVLSFDSDAADAYAEIAANRRAAGKPISQFDAMIAAIARSRGAGLATRNVKDFVDCGIAVINPWAA
- a CDS encoding FitA-like ribbon-helix-helix domain-containing protein produces the protein MTIRNIDDQLKARLRMKAAMHGRSMEEEARDILRAALSVQPVRATTLVEAIRARIAPLKGIELTLPERGPLREPPEFGV
- a CDS encoding dicarboxylate/amino acid:cation symporter yields the protein MSATTRVLVGLAAGALIGLLLAGWDETVALQVANVAQPIGKLWLNALQMTVVPLVLALVVVGVNTATDAAASGRIARRAIVVFVVVLTGGALFAALAAPLVFALFPHNPALITALDHASVPVAAQAAPNWIDTLVAIVPNNAVMAAAQSAMLPLVVFALFLGFALTRIAPARRALLMEFFQAISDAMIVIVRWVLWIAPLGVFALILSVCARSGLGMLSALGVYVLVECLLYLAVTVMLLPLAVVFGGEKLRRFALALVPAQVVAVSTQSSLASLPAMLESADRRLGYPQQVAALVLPMAVSLFRLTSPVQYVTSAVFIAWAYGIDLSTAQLLAGALLAVVISLGSVGLPGQVTFIATNLPVAQAMGLPLSPLGLMLAVDTLPDALATLGNVTGDLTATSVVTRQSRRDTA
- a CDS encoding L,D-transpeptidase family protein, giving the protein MTVHRRTLALLAFAATLAGAAHAAAADAPWQDARQMIVVTTAGWNADQGELRAFERHGDAWREVVAPAPVTIGKNGAGWGLGLNAPQTGGPVKHEGDNRSPAGVFRIGEAFGYAAHTATALPYRALSASDWCMDVSGTTQYNRIVDANVVGVEAVKGSSEPMRRDLHANGDQRYRLGFVIEHNVQAAPQGGSCIFAHLWKSPSDATAGCTAMTPALMQRLLTWLKPQQHPVFVLLPQAEYERLRDEWQLPALAAVDAAR
- a CDS encoding MurR/RpiR family transcriptional regulator; the encoded protein is MSPLVKIRSERDQMSAVERRIADFILENAQLLRDYSSQQLANALGISQSSVVKFTQKLGFKGYPDLKYSVGEAIARADNGDTPQVAAASGGEGGGASAGNLWRRKSEAEEATRLINPPQTLHAVADAIEQAGRAGKVFIIGLGEDDIHARGFALKLSLLGILTVHNFDTARMTANVSAASAGDVLLVFSEHGNHPALCKIARYFRERRGQVITVTRHTANPLRALADLALVVSAHDELPYIQPLLYQSALQHLLDGVFVQLCEGHDDRHAQLLANLDRIQLMLEP
- a CDS encoding dipeptide epimerase translates to MKITDIQFGMLRVPLKTPFKTALRTVNTVEDIVVMVHTDTGQVGYGEAPATAVITGDTHGSIIDAIRHYISPRLIGQDIAELNHLTQLIQSSMEKNTSAKAAVEIAVYDLWGQLYGAPLYKLLGGGDPVITTDITISVDYIDKMVADSVSAVERGFESLKIKVGKDIGVDIERVKAIYAAVEGRALLRLDANQGWTAKQAVYALQTLEEAGIKLELIEQPVKARDLAGMRYVTERVHTPVMADESVFGPMEVIELIRLRAADIINIKLMKTGGISNAVRIADIAAMHGIECMIGCMLETSISVAAAVHVAVAKSNVITKVDLDGPSLCQFNPVDGGVIFNESEISVTDAPGLGIREIRGLERIEA
- a CDS encoding SH3 domain-containing protein, yielding MRFSLLAATVLALAFAGAPSQAREANAALTVPPSGVLGVGEAQLTPAFWIGLQAEPDRVILDRAAIEAQNAKLLQLDPSMHGLRALPKTLGREQVAGWIEALSERPDRPLFDVDGRPVPAATLDAAVGNLALDAIPAQQPTRYGLVVRRAALRTFPTTLRVFSTKGDTDIDRFQESAEFPGTPVAIVHASADDQWLFVVSPRYAAWTEKENVAEGGAAEVFGYADKAPYRVITGAVERTVFTREQPAVSQLPLDMGTRVPLATGLAPDQPVNGQTPYAAHVLELPLRKADGTLGFSPALLQKNTDTAADYLPLTRANLVRQAFKFLGERYGWGHAYDGRDCSGFVSDVYRSMGVEMPRNTSKQAISPALERRAFTAKDSREERLKAAHALQVGDLVYIPGHVMMVIGQLHGQPYVIHDVGGMSYRKADGSKAHVKLNAVSVTPLLPMLFNDQQTFVDRMTSIVRIRH
- a CDS encoding DUF819 domain-containing protein — protein: MHVIHTVWPYLALMLLIAGLFPAMERRFGWKLFSVLPPIVLTYLLVTALAVSGLWQVNAEIKAAQSMLVSHMVPALLFLLMINCDLRAIWRLGPRVLGVFACTSLSLFVAFIGTYLIYRHWLPGNDWQPLAALSGSWVGGTANMIAVKQAIGMSDTYLAMSLLTDALGYSMWVVVLFSVARLAPAFNRWTRAKSSGDTPLAPVKAKAPTTYDSVLLWLGMALAVAALSGWLANWLPVSGMISATTWAILLATGFGLLVAHTPLAEFPGASTISSAMLISVVAVLASQSNFQGIAAAPLYLLCGVTIIAIHAVLLIGCAKLFRFDLYLCGISSLAHIGGVAATPILAASYSAALVPVGILLALLGYILGTGFGLLVATILSTLAGG